One stretch of Eupeodes corollae chromosome 2, idEupCoro1.1, whole genome shotgun sequence DNA includes these proteins:
- the LOC129947919 gene encoding putative nuclease HARBI1 codes for MDDIKKKILTNLMDSHGALELFNMIHESSSSSESSEDEDDQDSQLMQRIDEYSEEDFKSQFRLNRSTVDFIVSNFAKSRYSTNSTPHGGRPRMECKKEIYVFLFYLGNTVTFKELGDIFGIQKSSAWFAVGRVSGWLVSIGDKYIKWPQREEVKENARKIVSLKKMPGVLGVINCTRVKTQCTTRDLFFPKKRKKNVDIFFQAVVDADRKFIDIDLSCADGKSKFQHSSRALRRSTLYRNAQDNYKGLFPYNTFLIGNSWCPNLNWLIPPFSNKMSTTECHIKFNRIHLSTQKIASDALGMLQKRFRRITKFTEQRLVKGAISIVASACILHNMCIIMNDSFEIDEVELESSSESQCAPEEEYPQNLDLEIDRRQLLFEYMSLRNKI; via the exons ATGGAtgatattaagaaaaaa attttgacaaatttgaTGGATTCCCATGGAGCCCTAGAGTTATTCAATATGATTCATGAATCTAGCTCGAGTTCAGAAAGCTCTGAAGATGAAGACGACCAAGATTCGCAATTGATGCAAAGAATTGATGAATACAGTGAAGAAGACTTCAAGTCCCAATTCAGATTGAATCGTTCAACAGTAGATTTCATTGTCT caaATTTCGCCAAATCCCGCTACTCAACAAATTCAACACCTCACGGTGGACGACCCAGAATGGAATGCAAAAAAGAAATCTATGTTTTCCTCTTTTATCTGGGAAATACCGTTACTTTCAAAGAATTGGGTGACATCTTTGGAATACAAAAGTCCTCGGCCTGGTTTGCAGTTGGTCGTGTAAGTGGGTGGCTAGTTTCAATAGGTGATAAATACATCAAATGGCCTCAACGCGAAGAAGTCAAAGAAAATGCTAGAAAAATTGTGTCTCTGAAGAAAATGCCAGGTGTTTTGGGCGTTATAAATTGCACTCGAGTAAAAACCCAGTGCACAACCAGGGATTTATTTTTCCCCAAGAAACGGAAAAAGAATGTAGACATATTTTTTCAAGCTGTCGTAGATGCTGACAGAAAGTTCATCGATATAGATTTGAGTTGTGCTGACGGTAAATCTAAATTCCAGCACAGTAGTCGAGCTTTAAGACGATCGACATTGTACAGAAATGCTCAGGATAATTATAAAGGCCTCTTCCCgtacaatacatttttgatcggAAATTCCTGGTGTCCAAATTTGAATTGGCTCATTCCACCTTTCAGCAATAAAATGTCAACAACGGAATGTCATATAAAATTCAACCGAATTCACTTGTCGACACAAAAGATAGCTTCAGATGCTTTAGGTATGTTACAAAAAAGATTTAGAAGAATAACGAAATTTACAGAGCAAAGATTGGTTAAGGGAGCAATAAGCATTGTCGCCAGTGCATGCATACTCCATAATATGTGCATTATAATGAATGAtagttttgaaatcgatgaagtaGAATTAGAATCATCCAGTGAAAGTCAATGTGCACCTGAGGAAGAATATCCACAGAATCTAGATCTAGAAATCGACCGGAGGCAGCTCCTATTTGAATATATGAgtctaagaaataaaatttaa
- the LOC129945801 gene encoding 39S ribosomal protein L16, mitochondrial isoform X1 produces MLRRATQIFRQLLEVPAQQKPQLAGLKFFPPPIKYENIEKYDRPKLRIMEKVPQYAANLRPPKMQKRLRLMRGPEKVHNTLIHKQYGIVATGGGRLRHGHYEMLRLTIGRKMDINRMFAIWRVPAPWQPVTKKGQGQRMGGGKGSIDHYVTPIKSGRVIVEIGGTCEFAEVKPFLELVRKQLPFKAMVVSQEMLDEMKAEEERLERENKNPYTMKYVFQNNLNGCHRWMSPVDHKWFGKYL; encoded by the exons ATGCTGAGAAGGGCAACACAAATCTTTCGTCAGTTGTTAG AAGTCCCCGCACAACAAAAACCCCAATTGGCCGGATTGAAATTTTTCCCACCTCCAATAAAATACGAAA ATATCGAGAAATATGATCGTCCTAAGCTGCGAATCATGGAAAAAGTACCTCAATATGCAGCAAATCTGCGACCTCCCAAAATGCAAAAGCGATTGAGGCTTATGAGAGGACCAGAAAAAGTACACAATACCCTCATCCATAAACAGTATGGAATTGTTGCAACCGGAGGTGGTAGACTGCGACATGGTCATTATGAAATGCTACGTCTAACCATAGGTCGTAAGATGGATATTAATCGTATGTTTGCTATATGGAGGGTTCCCGCGCCTTGGCAGCCTGTTACAAAGAAAGGACAAGGTCAGAGAATGGGTGGAGGAAAAGGTTCAATTGATCACTATGTGACTCCAATAAAAAGTGGTCGGGTTATTGTTGAAATTGGAGGAACTTGTGAGTTTGCTGAAGTGAAACCATTCCTGGAATTGGTACGCAAACAGTTGCCGTTCAAGGCAATGGTAGTTTCACAAGAAATGTTGGACGAAATGAAAGCCGAAGAAGAAAGACtcgaaagagaaaacaaaaatccctATACCATGAAGtacgtttttcaaaataacctgAATGGTTGTCATAGATGGATGTCCCCAGTAGATCATAAATggtttggaaaatatttgtaa
- the LOC129945801 gene encoding 39S ribosomal protein L16, mitochondrial isoform X2 has translation MLRRATQIFRQLLVPAQQKPQLAGLKFFPPPIKYENIEKYDRPKLRIMEKVPQYAANLRPPKMQKRLRLMRGPEKVHNTLIHKQYGIVATGGGRLRHGHYEMLRLTIGRKMDINRMFAIWRVPAPWQPVTKKGQGQRMGGGKGSIDHYVTPIKSGRVIVEIGGTCEFAEVKPFLELVRKQLPFKAMVVSQEMLDEMKAEEERLERENKNPYTMKYVFQNNLNGCHRWMSPVDHKWFGKYL, from the exons ATGCTGAGAAGGGCAACACAAATCTTTCGTCAGTTGTTAG TCCCCGCACAACAAAAACCCCAATTGGCCGGATTGAAATTTTTCCCACCTCCAATAAAATACGAAA ATATCGAGAAATATGATCGTCCTAAGCTGCGAATCATGGAAAAAGTACCTCAATATGCAGCAAATCTGCGACCTCCCAAAATGCAAAAGCGATTGAGGCTTATGAGAGGACCAGAAAAAGTACACAATACCCTCATCCATAAACAGTATGGAATTGTTGCAACCGGAGGTGGTAGACTGCGACATGGTCATTATGAAATGCTACGTCTAACCATAGGTCGTAAGATGGATATTAATCGTATGTTTGCTATATGGAGGGTTCCCGCGCCTTGGCAGCCTGTTACAAAGAAAGGACAAGGTCAGAGAATGGGTGGAGGAAAAGGTTCAATTGATCACTATGTGACTCCAATAAAAAGTGGTCGGGTTATTGTTGAAATTGGAGGAACTTGTGAGTTTGCTGAAGTGAAACCATTCCTGGAATTGGTACGCAAACAGTTGCCGTTCAAGGCAATGGTAGTTTCACAAGAAATGTTGGACGAAATGAAAGCCGAAGAAGAAAGACtcgaaagagaaaacaaaaatccctATACCATGAAGtacgtttttcaaaataacctgAATGGTTGTCATAGATGGATGTCCCCAGTAGATCATAAATggtttggaaaatatttgtaa
- the LOC129948168 gene encoding transmembrane protein 132E isoform X2, protein MKDLFWIPLLALLFLLDRCRSVEVHFEAADSGFFLKHSPRQPPVSPEISNVQSSARPRITQDSVLSIDRFTVVQTTQPVSIRASYGPFSTKQTVPARYIVPDAVETQGDHLNNTTVALMELQQTNLHLDISAHLVRTTIPRDSPVLRVLFHAGADPGGHLQRQKICVLLHVSMGSRTPLKGRCMPEGEDGVCVAEVVIPASWWPALPPPDKTSRGNVPPKVPQRLVQVSYSVFEPPSRNPEQCEPKVQIQPLTSFAQIPLIAAQSPYKDLRADDSLTILLPQRPLYPMSKIHVPVFLHQQVEQNIAVFIVRARVKAGMRILGATTSSDEWNVSVEKENPKHTVARVTAFRKDQDPDSTGKEAESENTTRVFEVFSWLLEVANDTKENWDGGKIVWSVSYVYDSPKLKDASPESTNATPEETRKKLIAKLEINKDDIQAVLPISKNWELMNTAVLTGRQVAQAMKVFIVSQAGKVADVTLQSSCHAEDESVIKVSSSCSSVYVDGSEIRGSSNASIIVKYGTYIGLAKFIVWMPEFPLEVYVSDFRLSQIKGWKVPDEHHYTHGKQTRRRKKRSYVWNQNGGDDFMNADKAVCRARYQQSPVEVYARFLATDQNSGRMSYLISRRTGLRVTDLVQPLLRVADPKIASLKGRVLQGKSMGRTDVQVLSPINGRVIGAKEIRVGSDKVSLTRLIVRVVSGLQLTINTDSTIENGYIAETSVTRRLTAQYQEGLLDIDLEFSDGARTPLRDISVDDYFLLVESLDTEVVAFAPMLASHHPRVIAVGEGNGDLLRVTLLLSEDCRVRRSMPMTKQTKSNPGPLATALASVQVDFNTGESISKPDTVQNDGIMRGDRKNFRESGDLADIIVGIPLKDASHHYEPTVQARQHRGSINTIGGLRHKPGPHGDMTSMEIGMYVLLTAFCFAIIVFVISCVVYASKFRPLTIESGLESLPKDTFTEGGLLMRDSRRPRESTTNAHDWVWLGRSTMDRSSLAQDSVNGNIFENPRDSRIRITSNPILNYSDPNDAVNSISTFDNRTSAPDSSISTDIINSNTYTKNDRRPTDDSVPPPLPPHARLSDRKNEYRPPVPPHRNIGVTALVTSNSENETTTEKESTINAIPVVQKRHHHKHHRNPNHAHNRRSQVHGNIDLIRCYDRPPDHHINFTQEQLNLALKNHVPHQQQDDSSPEEEASLTPKKIGPLTEEDDEKEKNELHMAERLVENAAQQQKNAFQFDSLTPKREVAAHRASSYVNKSANAQSSSEEELQQLNALKIDENPEVKRRHRKPTTSFVPSSSLPDTSTINSSSDDNGGFITPPKDEGKSRRNQVKRATVVGNPMFSTTVDGDIGPGESLGLDDLDMDYEQIMHYFDNLKESNA, encoded by the exons ACCGATGTCGATCTGTCGAGGTTCATTTTGAGGCAGCCGACAGTGGATTTTTTCTAAAGCATTCACCACGACAACCACCAGTTAGTCCTGAGATATCAAATGTTCAATCTTCTGCGCGGCCACGAATTACCCAAGACTCGGTGCTGTCCATCGATCGATTCACAGTCGTGCAGACGACCCAGCCAGTATCAATTAGAGCAAGCTATGGACCATTCTCAACAAAGCAGACGGTGCCAGCTCGGTACATTGTTCCGGATGCTGTTGAAACCCAAGGAGATCATTTAAAC AATACCACTGTCGCCCTCATGGAATTGCAACAGACAAATCTGCATCTGGATATATCGGCGCATTTGGTGCGCACGACAATACCTCGTGACTCGCCCGTTCTAAGGGTGCTCTTTCATGCTGGCGCCGATCCAGGTGGCCATTTACAGAGGCAAAAGATATGCGTTTTGTTGCATGTCTCAATGGGATCTCGAACGCCATTGAAAGGTCGTTGTATGCCTGAAGGAGAGGACGGTGTATGCGTGGCTGAG gTTGTTATACCGGCAAGTTGGTGGCCAGCCTTACCGCCACCAGACAAAACCTCTCGTGGTAATGTCCCGCCAAAGGTGCCACAACGTTTGGTGCAGGTTTCGTATAGTGTCTTTGAGCCACCATCACGCAACCCAGAGCAATGCGAACCGAAAGTTCAAATTCAACCTTTAACATCGTTTGCACAAATACCTCTGATCGCAGCACAATCTCCATACAAGGATCTAAGAGCTGATGACTCTTTAACCATACTCTTGCCGCAGAGGCCCCTTTATCCAATGTCAAAAATTCATGTTCCGGTCTTTTTGCATCAGCAAGTCGAACAGAATATTGCTGTGTTTATTGTTAGGGCTCGTGTAAAGGCTGGAATGCGAATACTTGGTGCAACTACCTCATCAGATGAATGGAACGTATCTGTGGAAAAGGAAAATCCCAAGCATACTGTTGCTCGAGTGACGGCATTTAGGAAAGATCAAGATCCAGATAGTACGGGAAAAGAAGCCGAAAGTGAAAATACCACTAg agtATTTGAGGTATTCTCTTGGTTATTAGAAGTTGCAAAtgacacaaaagaaaattgggATGGTGGAAAAATTGTTTGGTCAGTAAGCTATGTTTACGATAGCCCAAAATTGAAGGATGCATCTCCGGAAAGTACAAACGCTACCCCAGAAGAAACCCGAAAGAAGCTCATTGCTAAATTGGAGATCAATAAAGACGACATTCAAGCAGTTTTACCAATATCAAAG AATTGGGAACTAATGAACACTGCGGTACTCACAGGACGTCAAGTTGCTCAAGCCATGAAAGTTTTCATTGTATCACAAGCTGGAAAAGTAGCAGATGTCACACTGCAGAGTTCTTGTCATGCCGAAGATGAAAGCGTTATTAAA GTATCATCATCTTGCAGTTCAGTTTATGTAGATGGCTCTGAGATACGTGGTTCATCGAATGCATCAATTATTGTCAAATACGGTACATACATTGGTTTGGCAAAATTCATAGTTTGGATGCCCGAATTCCCATTGGAAGTGTATGTTTCAGACTTTAGATTATCCCAAATCAAAGGATGGAAGGTACCTGATGAACACCATTACAC GCACGGCAAGCAAACTAGGCGTCGCAAGAAGCGTTCCTACGTCTGGAATCAGAATGGAGGTGATGATTTTATGAATGCCGATAAGGCTGTATGTCGAGCAAGATATCAGCAAAGTCCTGTAGAAGTCTATGCTAGATTTTTAGCCACAGATcag AACTCTGGTCGAATGAGTTATCTGATATCCCGAAGAACTGGATTAAGGGTAACCGATTTAGTGCAACCCCTGCTGAGAGTGGCAGATCCCAAGATAGCAAGTCTAAAAGGTCGTGTTCTTCAGGGTAAATCGATGGGACGGACTGATGTGCAG GTTCTTTCACCAATAAATGGAAGAGTAATTGGTGCTAAGGAGATTCGAGTGGGCAGCGATAAAGTCAGTTTAACAAGATTAATTGTACGTGTTGTTTCTGGACTTCAACTAACTATCAATACTGATAGCACTATCGAAAATGGTTACATAGCTGAGACATCTGTTACTCGCCGACTTACGGCTCAGTATCAAGAAGGTCTACTGGACATTGATTTGGAATTTTCAGATGGCGCCAGAACACCACTcag GGACATTTCTGTTGATGATTATTTCCTGTTGGTCGAAAGTTTAGACACTGAGGTGGTAGCATTTGCCCCAATGTTAGCATCACATCATCCACGTGTGATTGCTGTAGGAGAGGGAAATGGCGATCTATTGAGAGTTACACTCCTACTCTCTGAAGATTGTAGAGTTCGTCGAAGTATGCCAATGACGAAACAGACAAAATCAAATCCTGGACCACTAGCAACTGCTCTAGCTTCAGTTCAGGTAGACTTCAATACAGGAGAGAGCATTAGCAAACCAGATACAGTACAGAATGATGGAATTATGAGAGGAGACCGAAAGAACTTCCGCGAGAGTGGTGATCTAGCTGATATTATTG TAGGTATACCATTAAAAGATGCCAGTCATCACTATGAGCCTACAGTTCAGGCCAGGCAACACCGCGGCAGTATAAATACCATAGGTGGTCTGAGACACAAGCCTGGTCCACATGGCGATATGACTTCCATGGAAATTGGGATGTATGTTTTACTGACGGCCTTCTGCTTCGCCATAATCGTGTTTGTCATATCGTGCGTTGTATACGCATCGAAATTCCGACCTCTAACAATTGAATCAGGACTCGAAAGCTTACCGAAGGACACATTTACCGAAGGTGGTTTGCTTATGAGAGACTCACGACGACCACGAGAATCAACTACAAATGCACACGATTGGGTATGGTTAGGTCGTTCTACAATGGACAGGTCATCATTGGCTCAAGATTCAGTAAATggcaatattttcgaaaatccaAGAG ACTCAAGAATACGTATCACCAGCAATCCAATTCTAAACTATTCGGACCCAAATGATGCAGTTAATAgcatttcaacatttgataatcGCACAAGTGCTCCAGATTCAAGTATAAGCACAGACATCATTAATTCAAACACTTACACTAAAAATGACAGAAGACCCAC CGACGATAGTGTTCCCCCACCTTTACCACCACACGCAAGACTTAGTGATCGTAAAAATGAATATAGACCACCAGTTCCCCCACATCGTAATATCGGTGTAACAGCTCTTGTAACAAGCAACAGTGAAAACGAAACTACAACAGAAAag gaatctactatTAACGCCATACCCGTTGTCCAAAAGCGCCATCATCACAAACACCATCGGAACCCAAATCATGCACACAACCGACGCTCTCAAGTGCATGGAAATATCGATCTTATTCGTTGTTACGATCGACCACCAGATCATCATATAAATTTTACTCAAGAACAATTAAATTTGGCACTTAAAAATCATGTTCCACATCAGCAACAAGATGATTCTTCTCCGGAAGAAGAAGCATCATTGACACCAAAGAAAATTGGTCCTTTGACCGAAGAAGatgatgaaaaagaaaaaaacgagcTGCACATGGCCGAAAGACTCGTAGAGAATGCTGCTCAACAGCAGAAAAATGCATTCCAATTTGATTCGCTTACACCTAAGCGAGAAGTGGCAGCGCATAGAGCTAGTTCATATGTTAATAAATCAGCGAATGCACAATCATCGTCAGAGGAAGAACTACAACAACTGAATGCCTTGAAAATTG atgaAAATCCAGAAGTTAAGCGGCGACACAGAAAACCAACAACATCCTTTGTTCCATCATCATCGCTGCCAGATACGAGCACAATTAATTCCAGTTCTGATGACAATGGTGGTTTCATCACGCCGCCCAAAGACGAAGGCAAATCAAGAAGAAACCAAGTTAAACGTGCCACAGTGGTCGGCAATCCAATGTTCTCGACAACAGTCGACGGTGATATTGGTCCAGGTGAGAGCCTAGGCCTCGATGACCTCGACATGGACTACGAACAAATCATGCACTACTTTGATAATCTAAag GAATCAAATGCCTGA
- the LOC129948168 gene encoding transmembrane protein 132E isoform X1: MKDLFWIPLLALLFLLDRCRSVEVHFEAADSGFFLKHSPRQPPVSPEISNVQSSARPRITQDSVLSIDRFTVVQTTQPVSIRASYGPFSTKQTVPARYIVPDAVETQGDHLNNTTVALMELQQTNLHLDISAHLVRTTIPRDSPVLRVLFHAGADPGGHLQRQKICVLLHVSMGSRTPLKGRCMPEGEDGVCVAEVVIPASWWPALPPPDKTSRGNVPPKVPQRLVQVSYSVFEPPSRNPEQCEPKVQIQPLTSFAQIPLIAAQSPYKDLRADDSLTILLPQRPLYPMSKIHVPVFLHQQVEQNIAVFIVRARVKAGMRILGATTSSDEWNVSVEKENPKHTVARVTAFRKDQDPDSTGKEAESENTTRVFEVFSWLLEVANDTKENWDGGKIVWSVSYVYDSPKLKDASPESTNATPEETRKKLIAKLEINKDDIQAVLPISKNWELMNTAVLTGRQVAQAMKVFIVSQAGKVADVTLQSSCHAEDESVIKVSSSCSSVYVDGSEIRGSSNASIIVKYGTYIGLAKFIVWMPEFPLEVYVSDFRLSQIKGWKVPDEHHYTSNCRHGKQTRRRKKRSYVWNQNGGDDFMNADKAVCRARYQQSPVEVYARFLATDQNSGRMSYLISRRTGLRVTDLVQPLLRVADPKIASLKGRVLQGKSMGRTDVQVLSPINGRVIGAKEIRVGSDKVSLTRLIVRVVSGLQLTINTDSTIENGYIAETSVTRRLTAQYQEGLLDIDLEFSDGARTPLRDISVDDYFLLVESLDTEVVAFAPMLASHHPRVIAVGEGNGDLLRVTLLLSEDCRVRRSMPMTKQTKSNPGPLATALASVQVDFNTGESISKPDTVQNDGIMRGDRKNFRESGDLADIIVGIPLKDASHHYEPTVQARQHRGSINTIGGLRHKPGPHGDMTSMEIGMYVLLTAFCFAIIVFVISCVVYASKFRPLTIESGLESLPKDTFTEGGLLMRDSRRPRESTTNAHDWVWLGRSTMDRSSLAQDSVNGNIFENPRDSRIRITSNPILNYSDPNDAVNSISTFDNRTSAPDSSISTDIINSNTYTKNDRRPTDDSVPPPLPPHARLSDRKNEYRPPVPPHRNIGVTALVTSNSENETTTEKESTINAIPVVQKRHHHKHHRNPNHAHNRRSQVHGNIDLIRCYDRPPDHHINFTQEQLNLALKNHVPHQQQDDSSPEEEASLTPKKIGPLTEEDDEKEKNELHMAERLVENAAQQQKNAFQFDSLTPKREVAAHRASSYVNKSANAQSSSEEELQQLNALKIDENPEVKRRHRKPTTSFVPSSSLPDTSTINSSSDDNGGFITPPKDEGKSRRNQVKRATVVGNPMFSTTVDGDIGPGESLGLDDLDMDYEQIMHYFDNLKESNA; encoded by the exons ACCGATGTCGATCTGTCGAGGTTCATTTTGAGGCAGCCGACAGTGGATTTTTTCTAAAGCATTCACCACGACAACCACCAGTTAGTCCTGAGATATCAAATGTTCAATCTTCTGCGCGGCCACGAATTACCCAAGACTCGGTGCTGTCCATCGATCGATTCACAGTCGTGCAGACGACCCAGCCAGTATCAATTAGAGCAAGCTATGGACCATTCTCAACAAAGCAGACGGTGCCAGCTCGGTACATTGTTCCGGATGCTGTTGAAACCCAAGGAGATCATTTAAAC AATACCACTGTCGCCCTCATGGAATTGCAACAGACAAATCTGCATCTGGATATATCGGCGCATTTGGTGCGCACGACAATACCTCGTGACTCGCCCGTTCTAAGGGTGCTCTTTCATGCTGGCGCCGATCCAGGTGGCCATTTACAGAGGCAAAAGATATGCGTTTTGTTGCATGTCTCAATGGGATCTCGAACGCCATTGAAAGGTCGTTGTATGCCTGAAGGAGAGGACGGTGTATGCGTGGCTGAG gTTGTTATACCGGCAAGTTGGTGGCCAGCCTTACCGCCACCAGACAAAACCTCTCGTGGTAATGTCCCGCCAAAGGTGCCACAACGTTTGGTGCAGGTTTCGTATAGTGTCTTTGAGCCACCATCACGCAACCCAGAGCAATGCGAACCGAAAGTTCAAATTCAACCTTTAACATCGTTTGCACAAATACCTCTGATCGCAGCACAATCTCCATACAAGGATCTAAGAGCTGATGACTCTTTAACCATACTCTTGCCGCAGAGGCCCCTTTATCCAATGTCAAAAATTCATGTTCCGGTCTTTTTGCATCAGCAAGTCGAACAGAATATTGCTGTGTTTATTGTTAGGGCTCGTGTAAAGGCTGGAATGCGAATACTTGGTGCAACTACCTCATCAGATGAATGGAACGTATCTGTGGAAAAGGAAAATCCCAAGCATACTGTTGCTCGAGTGACGGCATTTAGGAAAGATCAAGATCCAGATAGTACGGGAAAAGAAGCCGAAAGTGAAAATACCACTAg agtATTTGAGGTATTCTCTTGGTTATTAGAAGTTGCAAAtgacacaaaagaaaattgggATGGTGGAAAAATTGTTTGGTCAGTAAGCTATGTTTACGATAGCCCAAAATTGAAGGATGCATCTCCGGAAAGTACAAACGCTACCCCAGAAGAAACCCGAAAGAAGCTCATTGCTAAATTGGAGATCAATAAAGACGACATTCAAGCAGTTTTACCAATATCAAAG AATTGGGAACTAATGAACACTGCGGTACTCACAGGACGTCAAGTTGCTCAAGCCATGAAAGTTTTCATTGTATCACAAGCTGGAAAAGTAGCAGATGTCACACTGCAGAGTTCTTGTCATGCCGAAGATGAAAGCGTTATTAAA GTATCATCATCTTGCAGTTCAGTTTATGTAGATGGCTCTGAGATACGTGGTTCATCGAATGCATCAATTATTGTCAAATACGGTACATACATTGGTTTGGCAAAATTCATAGTTTGGATGCCCGAATTCCCATTGGAAGTGTATGTTTCAGACTTTAGATTATCCCAAATCAAAGGATGGAAGGTACCTGATGAACACCATTACAC ATCCAATTGCAGGCACGGCAAGCAAACTAGGCGTCGCAAGAAGCGTTCCTACGTCTGGAATCAGAATGGAGGTGATGATTTTATGAATGCCGATAAGGCTGTATGTCGAGCAAGATATCAGCAAAGTCCTGTAGAAGTCTATGCTAGATTTTTAGCCACAGATcag AACTCTGGTCGAATGAGTTATCTGATATCCCGAAGAACTGGATTAAGGGTAACCGATTTAGTGCAACCCCTGCTGAGAGTGGCAGATCCCAAGATAGCAAGTCTAAAAGGTCGTGTTCTTCAGGGTAAATCGATGGGACGGACTGATGTGCAG GTTCTTTCACCAATAAATGGAAGAGTAATTGGTGCTAAGGAGATTCGAGTGGGCAGCGATAAAGTCAGTTTAACAAGATTAATTGTACGTGTTGTTTCTGGACTTCAACTAACTATCAATACTGATAGCACTATCGAAAATGGTTACATAGCTGAGACATCTGTTACTCGCCGACTTACGGCTCAGTATCAAGAAGGTCTACTGGACATTGATTTGGAATTTTCAGATGGCGCCAGAACACCACTcag GGACATTTCTGTTGATGATTATTTCCTGTTGGTCGAAAGTTTAGACACTGAGGTGGTAGCATTTGCCCCAATGTTAGCATCACATCATCCACGTGTGATTGCTGTAGGAGAGGGAAATGGCGATCTATTGAGAGTTACACTCCTACTCTCTGAAGATTGTAGAGTTCGTCGAAGTATGCCAATGACGAAACAGACAAAATCAAATCCTGGACCACTAGCAACTGCTCTAGCTTCAGTTCAGGTAGACTTCAATACAGGAGAGAGCATTAGCAAACCAGATACAGTACAGAATGATGGAATTATGAGAGGAGACCGAAAGAACTTCCGCGAGAGTGGTGATCTAGCTGATATTATTG TAGGTATACCATTAAAAGATGCCAGTCATCACTATGAGCCTACAGTTCAGGCCAGGCAACACCGCGGCAGTATAAATACCATAGGTGGTCTGAGACACAAGCCTGGTCCACATGGCGATATGACTTCCATGGAAATTGGGATGTATGTTTTACTGACGGCCTTCTGCTTCGCCATAATCGTGTTTGTCATATCGTGCGTTGTATACGCATCGAAATTCCGACCTCTAACAATTGAATCAGGACTCGAAAGCTTACCGAAGGACACATTTACCGAAGGTGGTTTGCTTATGAGAGACTCACGACGACCACGAGAATCAACTACAAATGCACACGATTGGGTATGGTTAGGTCGTTCTACAATGGACAGGTCATCATTGGCTCAAGATTCAGTAAATggcaatattttcgaaaatccaAGAG ACTCAAGAATACGTATCACCAGCAATCCAATTCTAAACTATTCGGACCCAAATGATGCAGTTAATAgcatttcaacatttgataatcGCACAAGTGCTCCAGATTCAAGTATAAGCACAGACATCATTAATTCAAACACTTACACTAAAAATGACAGAAGACCCAC CGACGATAGTGTTCCCCCACCTTTACCACCACACGCAAGACTTAGTGATCGTAAAAATGAATATAGACCACCAGTTCCCCCACATCGTAATATCGGTGTAACAGCTCTTGTAACAAGCAACAGTGAAAACGAAACTACAACAGAAAag gaatctactatTAACGCCATACCCGTTGTCCAAAAGCGCCATCATCACAAACACCATCGGAACCCAAATCATGCACACAACCGACGCTCTCAAGTGCATGGAAATATCGATCTTATTCGTTGTTACGATCGACCACCAGATCATCATATAAATTTTACTCAAGAACAATTAAATTTGGCACTTAAAAATCATGTTCCACATCAGCAACAAGATGATTCTTCTCCGGAAGAAGAAGCATCATTGACACCAAAGAAAATTGGTCCTTTGACCGAAGAAGatgatgaaaaagaaaaaaacgagcTGCACATGGCCGAAAGACTCGTAGAGAATGCTGCTCAACAGCAGAAAAATGCATTCCAATTTGATTCGCTTACACCTAAGCGAGAAGTGGCAGCGCATAGAGCTAGTTCATATGTTAATAAATCAGCGAATGCACAATCATCGTCAGAGGAAGAACTACAACAACTGAATGCCTTGAAAATTG atgaAAATCCAGAAGTTAAGCGGCGACACAGAAAACCAACAACATCCTTTGTTCCATCATCATCGCTGCCAGATACGAGCACAATTAATTCCAGTTCTGATGACAATGGTGGTTTCATCACGCCGCCCAAAGACGAAGGCAAATCAAGAAGAAACCAAGTTAAACGTGCCACAGTGGTCGGCAATCCAATGTTCTCGACAACAGTCGACGGTGATATTGGTCCAGGTGAGAGCCTAGGCCTCGATGACCTCGACATGGACTACGAACAAATCATGCACTACTTTGATAATCTAAag GAATCAAATGCCTGA